Genomic window (Arcobacter aquimarinus):
TAATGCCTTTTGTAAAATCTCATTTGCATTTGAACTTTTTACAGCAATTCTAATAAATCTTTCATCTAAAAAATCAAAATTTGAACAATCTCTAACCATAATTTTATATGGTTTTAGTAATTCTATGAACTCTTTTGCTTTTAGATTTTTTAGTTTTACAAGTAGATAATTTGCACTACTTTCAAAAACTTCTTCTATTAAAGTAGAATTTTTTAGAATATTTTCTAACTCTATTTTATTTTTTATATTTATTGCTTTTGAGATATTTTTGAAAAGTTTATCATCAAGTGCAGCTTGTAAATAGTTTGAATCAAATTGTGATAGTTTCCACATAGGTTCAAACTCTTTTAATTTTTCTATATTTTCTTTTGTTGAAACTATTGTTCCAACTCGTATTCCTGCGCTTGAATAAAACTTTGTCATTGATTTTAAAATATATAATTTATCGTAAGTTTCTAAGTATTTTATAGCACTAGGTTTATCACAAAAATCCAAAAAACTCTCATCAATCAAAATAGTACAAGATTTTTCTATCCAAGTTTTCATCAACTCTTCAAGCTCATAATATTTTCCATCAGGAGTTGATGGATTTACAAAAATCACAAAACTATTCTCTTTTACTTCTTGATTGATATTTTCAAATCTATTTATTAGATTTAATTCATAATCAAAATTTAAAGCAGCTTTTTTATACTCCAAATACGCAGGTGAATAAATAGTACAAGTTTCTAAAGCAAGATGTTTAAACAAAGTAAAAATAGCACTACTTCCACCATTGAAAAGCTCAATTTGAGAAGTTTTAACTGCATAATTAAAAGCTATTTTTTCATACAACTTATCATAAGTTGGATATGATGAAATATCTAAAGTGTTAAAATCTACATTTATTTGAGGTTTTACAAAATTTATATTTGAAGATAAATCAATTATTTCACTAACTTTACATCCTAAATCAAATGCAAATTTTTCTATTTGTCCGCCATGTTCAAAAGTTTTCATAATATTAAAAGTAATCCTATATTTAAAAGTACAAGTTCTGTATGTTCAAGAGTAAATCCTAAACAATCACCATTTACAAAGCCAAATTTATTGTCTAAAACTTTTAATATGAAATAAAAACTCAAAAGTGATAAAACAAATAAAACCAAAACATTTGAGCCAATAAAAAATGCGATAATCACATAAATCAAAGCAATAATTTTAAGACCTAAAATCCCACCATGTTCAAATGCCAAAGATAAAAAACTATCTTTACTAAATTTAAAATATCCAAGCAAATAAATCAAATTTAATCTTGAAAATATACAAACAATAAAAAAAAGTGCATACTGTTTTTCATACAAAACATAAGTTATGATTCCAACTTTTAATAAAACAAAAGCAAAACCATACAAAGCTCCAATCGCTCCAATAGTTGATTCTTTCATAATTTTATAAGCATCTTTCCCACTATATGAAGCAAACCAACCATCAACAACATCGATTATTGCTTCTGTGTGAATAAAACCATAAAGTGCCAAATAAACAATAGCAACAACAAAAGAAGAATATAAAGGATGAAAAAACTCATTTAATAAAAGATTTAATCCAATAACAATAGAAGCCAAAATAGCTCCAACAAGTGGCAACAAAATCAAAGTATATTTATAAGTTTGATTGTTTATTTGCATATCTTTTACAAAAACAGGAATGATTGAAAAATACGAAAGTGCAAAGAAAAAGGCGTTTAATATAGCTTTCATTTTAATCTTCTTTCAAGTCCATATTTCACCTCATAAACCTCATCACATAGTTTTGTTAACTCTTGACCTATAAGTCCTGAAAAATCCACAAATCTTCGTGATTCTTTATCAAATGGAATAATTCCACACGAAACATCATTTAAAATAAAAATGATATTTGCATCTATTTTACAAATATTTTGAAGCTGAGTTTTTAAAGTTTCTTCACTATTTTGTAGATTATTAAAAAGCCACATTGAAACACAATCTATTAAATAAGTTCTGTTTTTCTCAACTACTTTTGTCAAATCTTTTGGCTCTTCAATAGTGATAAAATCCTCTTTTCTCTCAAAAATATGTTTATCAATTCTATTTTGCATAGAATCATCTCCAAAAGAGTTATCATAAGTAGCAACATAATATGGTTTTTCATTTATTGCTAATTCTAAAGCTTTTTTGATTCCAGCTTTTGTTTTTCCTGATTTTTGTCCACCAAAATAAAATATCTTCATCAAAGCTCCAAAAAGTTTTTAATACCAGTAAATACAATTTGAGCAGATAAAGCAGCTAAAATTAAACCAGTAATTTTTGAAAGAACTAAAAGTCCTTGTTTCCCCATCATTCTTTCAAATATACTTGAACTATAAAGCATAAAACCTATAACTAAAACAGCACTTATCAAAGCTAAACTTCCAGTAAGCATAGAAGATGTATTTTCAAAAGTGGCACCCATAACAAGTAAAATACCTATTGTTCCAGGCCCTACAATAACAGGAATTGATAAAGGAACAACTGCTAATTGAAGCACATCTTTATCACCAACTTTAGCACTATCTTTACTTCCTTTTACTAACTCAATTGCTGTTAAAAATAGTAAAGCTCCTGCTCCTATTCTAAAAGCATCAAGAGTAATTCCAAAAATTGTAAATATGTGTTTTCCAAAAAATAACAATATCATACTTGTAATGATTACTGAAATGGTAACCTTTATAGCTAAAGCTTTTTTTTCTTTAACACTTGCATCTTGTGTTACAGTTAAAAAAACAGTTAATGCAAAAAAAGGTGCCATTATAAAAAACATTTTTAAAAATGTTGAAATAAATAAATCCATAGAAAATCCTAATTTATATAAGGATTAAAAATACTTTTTAATCTCATTTGCCCAAAGTTTATAAGCAGTTCCATTTAAGTG
Coding sequences:
- a CDS encoding aminotransferase class I/II-fold pyridoxal phosphate-dependent enzyme, with the translated sequence MKTFEHGGQIEKFAFDLGCKVSEIIDLSSNINFVKPQINVDFNTLDISSYPTYDKLYEKIAFNYAVKTSQIELFNGGSSAIFTLFKHLALETCTIYSPAYLEYKKAALNFDYELNLINRFENINQEVKENSFVIFVNPSTPDGKYYELEELMKTWIEKSCTILIDESFLDFCDKPSAIKYLETYDKLYILKSMTKFYSSAGIRVGTIVSTKENIEKLKEFEPMWKLSQFDSNYLQAALDDKLFKNISKAINIKNKIELENILKNSTLIEEVFESSANYLLVKLKNLKAKEFIELLKPYKIMVRDCSNFDFLDERFIRIAVKSSNANEILQKALEEIC
- a CDS encoding adenosylcobinamide-GDP ribazoletransferase codes for the protein MKAILNAFFFALSYFSIIPVFVKDMQINNQTYKYTLILLPLVGAILASIVIGLNLLLNEFFHPLYSSFVVAIVYLALYGFIHTEAIIDVVDGWFASYSGKDAYKIMKESTIGAIGALYGFAFVLLKVGIITYVLYEKQYALFFIVCIFSRLNLIYLLGYFKFSKDSFLSLAFEHGGILGLKIIALIYVIIAFFIGSNVLVLFVLSLLSFYFILKVLDNKFGFVNGDCLGFTLEHTELVLLNIGLLLIL
- a CDS encoding bifunctional adenosylcobinamide kinase/adenosylcobinamide-phosphate guanylyltransferase, with translation MKIFYFGGQKSGKTKAGIKKALELAINEKPYYVATYDNSFGDDSMQNRIDKHIFERKEDFITIEEPKDLTKVVEKNRTYLIDCVSMWLFNNLQNSEETLKTQLQNICKIDANIIFILNDVSCGIIPFDKESRRFVDFSGLIGQELTKLCDEVYEVKYGLERRLK
- a CDS encoding MarC family protein, whose amino-acid sequence is MDLFISTFLKMFFIMAPFFALTVFLTVTQDASVKEKKALAIKVTISVIITSMILLFFGKHIFTIFGITLDAFRIGAGALLFLTAIELVKGSKDSAKVGDKDVLQLAVVPLSIPVIVGPGTIGILLVMGATFENTSSMLTGSLALISAVLVIGFMLYSSSIFERMMGKQGLLVLSKITGLILAALSAQIVFTGIKNFLEL